In Micromonospora inyonensis, the genomic window GCGTGGCCGGGGCGGCCAACGACACCGTCGGCCCGGCGAATCGGCGGAGCAGGTCCCGCAGGTCGCGCACCAACGGCTCGGAGGACGACCGGGCGGCCGGTGGGGCGGAGGACGGCCGGGCAGCCGGCGGGCCGGTGGCGATCAGGGTGCGCAGGGCCGCCTCCTGCTCACCGGCGAGCCGGGCGAGTTCGCCGGCCTCGCCGTCGAGGTGCGCACCGCGCCGCTGCACCAGGGCGAGCACCTGGAGCACCGAGTCGTGGATGTTCCGGGCGAGCCGTTCCCGCTCCCGGCTCGCCGCCTCGATCTCGACCGCCCGTTGCAACCGTTCCCCGGCGGTCACGGCCAGCCGGGCCACGTGCCCCACCACCACCCCGGCGAGCAGCAGCAGAACCGCGCCGTTCAGCGCCGACGGGGTGATCCAGCCACGGACCAGGAGGTCACCGGCGCCGAGCGCCAGCGCGGCCACCACACCCCGCCGCCGGCCGCCGGAGACCGCCCACGCCAGCACCGGGCCGCCGAGCCAGGCGACGGCGAGGGCGGGCACCCCGGCGGTCAGCGCCTCGCGCCCGACCACCCAGGGGCTGAGCAGCAGGATTCCGAGGACGACGCCGAGGTCGGCCAGGAGCAGCGGCCACCCCCGCCAGGTCGGCCGGGCGTACGCGTACGCGGTGGTCGCCGTCCAGCCGGCCATCGCCGCCAACACCGGCCATGCGGCCAGCGGGTGGTCGTACCGGTGGAGGTCGCGCAGGACGACCACGCAGGCGTACCCCAGGGCGGCGACGCGGTAGACGGCGATGGCCCGCCAGAGCGGCACCTCCAGCCCGCCGGGCGGGGTCGGCATGGGCAGCAGGATGCCACACCGGCGGAGCACCGCCATCGGACTGGTGACGAGCCCCACGTCATACCATCACGTAGGGTAGAAATACCACGAAAAACCTCGAGAACTCAGCGGCGGTACGGGCCATGACGAACGCCGAACGCTCCGCACCGCGTACGGTGGTGCCCATCGAACGTTCCCTGCTGATCGCCGAAGCCTTCGCCCAGGCCCAGGTGACGGAGTTGCGACACTCCGTCACCTCCTGCGCGCATGCCGCCGGACTGTCCGGCCAACGCCTGGACGACTTCGTGCTCGCGGTCAACGAACTGATCACCAATGCCGTCCGGCACGGTGGCGGCCAGGGCTGGCTGCGGCTGTGGCGGCAGGCGGAGAGCATGCTCTGCGAGGTCTCCGACCACGGTCAGGGGATCAGCGCCCAGCGCCTGCACGACCGGCGTCGACCCGCGCCGGAGACCGCCGGGGGCTGGGGACTCTGGCTGGCCCGGGAACTGAGCGACACCATGCAGGTGGAGACCGGCACGGCCGGCACCACCGTACGGATCAGCACCGCCCTCCAGTCCCCGCAGCCCACCGGCCACGGGGACTGACGCGGCCGGCCCGGCCCGGGTACGGTGCTCCGGGTGACCCCGCAACACGTCGCCGCCATCGATCAGGGCACCACCTCCTCCCGGTGCATCGTCTTCGACCGGGCCGGCGGGATCGTCGCCGTCGCCCAGCGCGAGCACCGGCAGGTCTTCCCCCGGCCCGGCTGGGTGGAGCACGACGCCGAGGAGATCTGGGCCAACGTCGAGCGGGTGGTCGGCGAGGCGCTCGCGGCGGCCGGCATCGGCCCGGACGGGCTCGCCGCGGTCGGCATCACCAACCAGCGGGAGACCACCCTCGTCTGGGACCGCGCCACCGGTCGTCCGGTCGCCAACGCGATCGTCTGGCAGGACACCCGCACCGAGCCGATCCTGCGGAAGCTGGACGAGGAGCTGTTCCGCTCCCGCACCGGCCTGCCGCTGGCCACCTACTTCGCCGGGCCGAAGCTGCGCTGGCTGCTCGACCACATCGACGGGCTGCGGGACCGCGCCGTGGCCGGTGAGGTGCTCTTCGGCACCATGGACAGCTGGCTGATCTGGAAGCTCACCGGCCGGCACGTCACCGACGTGACCAATGCCAGCCGGACCATGCTGATGGACCTCACCACCCTCGACTGGGATCCGGAACTGCTCGACGCGCTGGGCGTACCGGGCGGCGTGCTGCCCGAGATCCGCTCCTCCGCCGAGGTGTACGGCACCGCCACCGGCGTCCTCGCCGGGGTGCCGGTGGCCAGTGCCCTCGGCGACCAACAGGCCGCCCTGTTCGGGCAGACCTGCTTCCAGCCCGGCGAGGCCAAGTGCACCTACGGCACCGGCAGCTTCCTGCTGCTCAACACCGGAGCCAGCCCGGTGCCGTCGGGCCACGGTCTCCTCACCACGGTCGCCTACCGCATCGGCGAGCAGCCGGCGGCGTACGCGCTGGAGGGGGCGATCGCGGTCACCGGGTCACTGGTGCAGTGGCTCCGGGACAACCTCGGGCTGATCTCCACCGCTCCCCAGGTGGAGGAACTGGCCCGCACCGTCGACGACAACGGCGGCTGCTACGTCGTCCCGGCCTTCTCCGGGCTGTTCGCGCCGTACTGGCGCAGCGACGCCCGGGGGGTCGTCGCCGGGCTGACCGGCTACATCACCAAGGGGCACCTGGCCCGGGCGGTGCTGGAGGCGTCCGCCTGGCAGACCCGGGACGTGGTGGACGCGATGAACGCCGACTCCGACGTGGCGTTGCGCCGGCTGCGGGTGGACGGCGGGATGACCGGCAACGCGCTGCTCATGCAGTTCCTCGCCGACGTGCTGGACGTACCGGTGGTGCGCTCCCGGATCACCGAGACCACCTGCCTCGGCGCCGCGTACGCGGCCGGCCTGGCGGTCGGCTTCTGGCCGGACCTGGCCACCCTGCGCGGGCAGTGGCGCTCCGACGCGCAGTGGACGCCCGGCATGGACGCCGACCACCGCGAGCGGGAGCTGCGCAACTGGCACAAGGCCGTGCAGCGCACCCTCGACTGGGTCGACTGAGCACCCGCCGGCCGAGCGCTTTCCCGCTGGCCGGTCCGCGTCCGCCGCGCACCGGCCGGTCGATCCGCGTGGGGCGCACCCCGCGCGCGTCGACGTCACTGCCAGCGGTTGCCGGTCAGCTTCTCGTAGACGTCCACATAGCGGGCCCGGGTCGCCTCTACCACCTCGGCCGGCACCTCGGGGGCCGGAGCCTGCTTGTTCCAGCCGCTGCCGGCCGCCCAGTCCCGGACGTACTGCTTGTCGTAGGAGAACTGGGGCCGGCCCGGCTGGTACGACTCGGCCGGCCAGAACCGCGACGAGTCCGAGGTGAGCACCTCGTCGGCGAGGACGAGGGTGCCGTCCGGCGCCCAGCCCAGCTCGATCTTGGTGTCGGCGACCAGGATCCCCCGGTCGGCGGCGATCTCCGCGCCCCGGCGGTAGACGTCGATGGTGATCTGCCGCAGCCGCTCGGCGGTCTCCGGCCCGACCTTCGCCGCCACCTGCTCGTAGGTGATCGGCTCGTCGTGCTCCCCCATCGGCGCCTTGGTCGACGGCGTGAAGATCGGCTCGGGCAGGATCGACGCCTCCACCAGCCCGCGGGGCAGCGCGACCCCGGAGACGGCGCCGGTGCGCTCGTACTCGGCCAGGCCGCCCCCGGTCAGGTAACCCCGGGCGACGCACTCGACCGGGACCATGTCCAGCCGGCGGCAGCGGATCGCCCGCCCGGCGAACTCGGCCGGCACGTCCGTGGTGGAGACGACGTGGTTCGGGACGATGTCCGCGAGTTGCTCGAACCACCAGACCGAGAGCGCGGTGAGCAGCCGTCCCTTGTCGGGGATGGGGGTCGGCAGCACCACGTCGTAGACGGAGATCCGGTCCGAGGCGACGAGGACGAGGGCGTCCCCGTCGGCGTAGACGTCCCGTACCTTGCCGGAGTGCAGTAGTTCCACGCGGCCTAGTAGACCACGCGGCGTCAGGCGCCCCGTGCCCCCGTCCGCCGCACCACACACCGTGGGCCGTACCGGTCACCGCTCGGCACCCCGGCTTTCCGGGCCGGAGGTCCGGTCCCGCCGGACGTTGACACCTCCCCGCGTCACCTGGGTGAATGATCCGAATCCAACCCGGCGTCCAGGAGTCGACCGTGCCCGCAGCCCCGTACCCGACCGCCCGTCGCCCCGGCGTCGACCCGGGGCGACGGCGGGTGCTCGCCGGCCTGCTCGGCCTCCCGGTCGTCGCGACCGGCGGGCTGACCGGCTGCCGGAGCGAACCGGCGGCCCTGGTCGAGAGCGGCCCGGTCGAGCTGTCGGTGTTCTGGTGGGGCAGCGCACGCCGCGCCCAGTTGACCGAGCAGGCGCTACGGCTCTACTCCGACCGGAACCCCCGGGTGACCTTCCGGGTGACCTGGCAGGGCCTCGACGGCTACTACGAGCGGCTCGCCACCCAGGCGGTGGGGGGCAACGTCCCGGACCTGTTCCAGATCGACGACACCTTCCTCACCGAGTACGCGCGGCGCGACATCCTGCTGGACCTGACCGGGTACGCCGCCGACCGTCGGCTCGACCTGAGCGGCCTGCCCGAGGGGCTCGTCCGGTACGGCCAGGTCGCGGGACGCACCATGGCGGTGGCCGCCGCGCAGAACTCGGCCGGGCTGGTCTTCAACCGGACCCTGCTGCGCGGGCTGGGCGAGCCCGCGCCGCGCAGCGGGATGAGCTACCCGGAATACCTCACCTGGGCGGCCCGGGTGACCCGGGCCAGTGACGGCAGGGTCGCCGGCACCATGGACCCCTCCGGTGACCACCGGGCACTCTGGCTCTGGTTGAGGTCCCGGGGCAACGAGTTCTACCAGGGGCGCAAGCTCGGGTTCGACTCCCCCGAGCTGATCGACTGGTTCGAGTTGTGGCAGCGGGCACGGGCCGCCCGGGCCACCCCGAGCGCGGCGCTGGTGCAGCAGGCGAACGGCGGCGAACCGGCCCGCCAGCTCGTGGTCACCGGGCACACCGCCGCCTCGTTCGCCTGGTCGAACCAGCTGGTCGAACTCCAGCGCCACAGCCGGGACGAGCTGGGCATCGTCAGCTGCCCCGGCCCGGCGGCCGCGCAGTGGGCGCGGGCCTCGATGTACTGGGCGGGCTTCCGGGGCACCCGTCACCCGGACGTGGTGGCCGACGTGATCAACTTCCTCACCACGAACGTGGACGCCGGCCGGGTGCTCGGCTACGACCGGGGTCTCAGCCCGCACCTCAACATCCGCAAGTTCGTGGAGCCGACCATCCGGGACACCTCGGTCCGGACCTCGGCGACCTTCGAGCTCAGCGTGGCCGACACGTTCGGCACCGCACCACCGCCCCCGCCGACCGGGCACGCCCGGATCCGCGGCCTGCTGGTCACCGCCGCCGAGTCCGTACAGTCCGGGCGGTCGACCATCCGCGCCGCCGCCTGGCTGTTCGTGGCGCAGGCCGCCGCCGCGTTGGCGGCCTGACCTGCCGCCGTGGCGGCACATCACCGGCGGGCGGGCCGCCGCGCGGCCCGCCCGAGCCGGCTCAGCGAGGGCCGGGGCCGCGCCGGCCGCGCATCATCCTGATCAGCAGCAGCACGACCACTGCCGCCACCACGAGGCAGCAGAGCAGGCCGATCAGACCGAACCCACCACCGCCGCGGGACCGCCGCCGCGCGGCCTCCACGACCAGCTCACCGGGGCCGGTGGACGCCCAGGCGGCGACCGGCACGAACACGGAGAGCACCACCGCACCGAGGACGGCACTGAGCCGGCCCCACCATCTGTTCCAGGAAGACATGCCCCCATCCTCGCCGAGGAGGGCAAGAACGGCACGTCGATCGCCTCGCCGGTGCAGGGGCAGGGCAGGGGCCGACATGAAGAAGGACCCTCGGAAGCTGTCCGAGGGTCCTTCTTTCGTGGTAGCGGGGACAGGATTTGAACCTGCGACCTCTGGGTTATGAGCCCAGCGAGCTACCGAGCTGCTCCACCCCGCGTCGGTACGACCACTCTATCGCATGCCCGACCCTCGCATCCGGCGGGGTCCGCACCGGCCGCTTCCGCCAGGTCAGGCACCGGATGACCCACGCTGCGGCAGCGGGGCCCGGGCAGATCCGGAGCCTGGCCGAGCCGGCCTCGGACGGCACCGGAGCGCAGAGGCAGGAGACCGGACAGCGTGGCCAGAAAGCCGGGCGAGCGCGGCCGAAAACCCGAACGGCCCTCCGGTGAGTACCGGAGGGCCGTTCGTCGTGGTAGCGGGGACAGGATTTGAACCTGCGACCTCTGGGTTATGAGCCCAGCGAGCTACCGAGCTGCTCCACCCCGCGTCGACTCACTAACCCTAGCGCAAGCCGGCGCGAACCCGCAAAACGGCCCCCTCATGGTTGCAGGGGCACCCTCCTCCGCACGAAACGGTCGGAAGGTGCCCCTGCCACCATCGGGTCGCCGGCGGCCGACGGATCAGCCGGTCGGGCTCGGTGGCGTCGAGGGGGACGGGCTGCCGCTCGGTGCCGGGGCGGACGGACTGGCGCCCGGCGCGGGCGAGGCCGGGGCCGCCGCCTGCTGTGCCCGCTGGAAGGCGGTGATCGCCTCGTCCAGGGCCTTCAGCGCCCGGCCGTACCGCTCGAAGTCGCCGGAGGTCTGCGCGGCCCGCACCTCCGCGATGGCGGTCTGCACCCGCTGCGCGG contains:
- a CDS encoding ATP-binding protein yields the protein MTNAERSAPRTVVPIERSLLIAEAFAQAQVTELRHSVTSCAHAAGLSGQRLDDFVLAVNELITNAVRHGGGQGWLRLWRQAESMLCEVSDHGQGISAQRLHDRRRPAPETAGGWGLWLARELSDTMQVETGTAGTTVRISTALQSPQPTGHGD
- a CDS encoding phosphoribosylaminoimidazolesuccinocarboxamide synthase — its product is MELLHSGKVRDVYADGDALVLVASDRISVYDVVLPTPIPDKGRLLTALSVWWFEQLADIVPNHVVSTTDVPAEFAGRAIRCRRLDMVPVECVARGYLTGGGLAEYERTGAVSGVALPRGLVEASILPEPIFTPSTKAPMGEHDEPITYEQVAAKVGPETAERLRQITIDVYRRGAEIAADRGILVADTKIELGWAPDGTLVLADEVLTSDSSRFWPAESYQPGRPQFSYDKQYVRDWAAGSGWNKQAPAPEVPAEVVEATRARYVDVYEKLTGNRWQ
- the glpK gene encoding glycerol kinase GlpK — protein: MTPQHVAAIDQGTTSSRCIVFDRAGGIVAVAQREHRQVFPRPGWVEHDAEEIWANVERVVGEALAAAGIGPDGLAAVGITNQRETTLVWDRATGRPVANAIVWQDTRTEPILRKLDEELFRSRTGLPLATYFAGPKLRWLLDHIDGLRDRAVAGEVLFGTMDSWLIWKLTGRHVTDVTNASRTMLMDLTTLDWDPELLDALGVPGGVLPEIRSSAEVYGTATGVLAGVPVASALGDQQAALFGQTCFQPGEAKCTYGTGSFLLLNTGASPVPSGHGLLTTVAYRIGEQPAAYALEGAIAVTGSLVQWLRDNLGLISTAPQVEELARTVDDNGGCYVVPAFSGLFAPYWRSDARGVVAGLTGYITKGHLARAVLEASAWQTRDVVDAMNADSDVALRRLRVDGGMTGNALLMQFLADVLDVPVVRSRITETTCLGAAYAAGLAVGFWPDLATLRGQWRSDAQWTPGMDADHRERELRNWHKAVQRTLDWVD
- a CDS encoding ABC transporter substrate-binding protein, translating into MIRIQPGVQESTVPAAPYPTARRPGVDPGRRRVLAGLLGLPVVATGGLTGCRSEPAALVESGPVELSVFWWGSARRAQLTEQALRLYSDRNPRVTFRVTWQGLDGYYERLATQAVGGNVPDLFQIDDTFLTEYARRDILLDLTGYAADRRLDLSGLPEGLVRYGQVAGRTMAVAAAQNSAGLVFNRTLLRGLGEPAPRSGMSYPEYLTWAARVTRASDGRVAGTMDPSGDHRALWLWLRSRGNEFYQGRKLGFDSPELIDWFELWQRARAARATPSAALVQQANGGEPARQLVVTGHTAASFAWSNQLVELQRHSRDELGIVSCPGPAAAQWARASMYWAGFRGTRHPDVVADVINFLTTNVDAGRVLGYDRGLSPHLNIRKFVEPTIRDTSVRTSATFELSVADTFGTAPPPPPTGHARIRGLLVTAAESVQSGRSTIRAAAWLFVAQAAAALAA
- the macS gene encoding MacS family sensor histidine kinase, coding for MPTPPGGLEVPLWRAIAVYRVAALGYACVVVLRDLHRYDHPLAAWPVLAAMAGWTATTAYAYARPTWRGWPLLLADLGVVLGILLLSPWVVGREALTAGVPALAVAWLGGPVLAWAVSGGRRRGVVAALALGAGDLLVRGWITPSALNGAVLLLLAGVVVGHVARLAVTAGERLQRAVEIEAASRERERLARNIHDSVLQVLALVQRRGAHLDGEAGELARLAGEQEAALRTLIATGPPAARPSSAPPAARSSSEPLVRDLRDLLRRFAGPTVSLAAPATPVPLPAHAAKEVAAAVTAALDNVARHAGGRAWVLLEDEGALVRVSIRDAGPGIPAGRLDEAAAQGRLGVAQSIRGRLADLGGTTTITSVPGEGTEIELVLPRP